From a region of the Candidatus Woesearchaeota archaeon genome:
- a CDS encoding class I SAM-dependent methyltransferase: MYDYITYWKSARDNLRKKDLEIIFKKADSNIFKNALEIGAGDGFQSKILLKYCHSIICTEYNAERLNIKLSDQENLKLIICDAEDLNFEKDSFDFIFSSNLLEHIKNKEKCLKGLYNVLKSDGIMIHTMPNRYWKLLNFVLYYPYIAYMLSNKERRKVAFSKLKENSTRDNIKSKNKLWVNKIFPPIHGENYNHFSEFINFGQKYWIDLFKKEGFKVIQIRNLTLSSSYRFGFNKLRKLCMRFGFSSSYAYLIVKNGSNPVNLRYFI, translated from the coding sequence ATGTATGATTATATAACATATTGGAAAAGTGCCCGAGATAACCTCCGCAAAAAAGATTTAGAAATTATTTTTAAAAAAGCGGATTCTAATATTTTTAAAAATGCATTGGAAATCGGAGCAGGAGATGGATTTCAATCTAAAATTTTATTGAAATATTGTCATTCTATAATATGCACTGAATATAATGCAGAAAGGTTGAATATAAAACTCTCTGATCAAGAAAATTTAAAATTGATAATTTGTGACGCAGAAGATTTAAATTTTGAAAAAGACTCTTTTGATTTTATTTTTTCTTCCAATCTTTTAGAACATATTAAAAATAAAGAAAAATGTCTCAAAGGGCTATATAACGTTTTAAAATCCGATGGTATAATGATACATACTATGCCAAATCGTTATTGGAAATTGTTAAATTTTGTTTTATATTATCCGTATATCGCCTATATGTTATCAAATAAAGAAAGACGAAAAGTCGCATTTTCTAAATTAAAAGAAAATAGCACTAGAGACAATATTAAAAGTAAAAATAAATTATGGGTTAATAAAATTTTCCCGCCAATACACGGCGAAAATTATAACCATTTTTCTGAATTTATTAATTTTGGTCAAAAATATTGGATTGATCTTTTTAAAAAAGAGGGGTTTAAGGTGATACAGATCCGTAATTTAACTTTATCATCTTCTTATAGATTTGGTTTTAATAAGTTAAGAAAATTATGTATGCGATTTGGTTTTTCTAGTTCTTATGCATATCTTATTGTTAAAAATGGTTCAAACCCTGTAAACTTAAGATATTTTATATAA
- a CDS encoding flippase-like domain-containing protein — translation MKIKKTLLKILVSLLFLGIILLKIDVNKTINTLTSIKPEIIILFPLIIIIGFLLNSFNIYILFKGINLRINYIYVFKSYISAWLFGKVSTGKSGELSILYFLSKKEKYIPFNKSAAVIFIDKIISFLVLLFISFFASLILFRERLYLILIIYSAIFIIVIAVLFSYKAISRIINFFFKRQNYLAGFTKNIKYLLKNSKKNILVNIIFTFIKHINVSFAIFIIFWAYGFQIPFIMVFLISGIEGIISQVPIAFMGLGVTEGAAVILYSLINTPLQITISVYIFLRIYSYFFAFVLYCLKQIIS, via the coding sequence ATGAAAATTAAAAAAACATTGCTTAAGATATTAGTCAGCTTATTATTTTTAGGGATTATTCTTTTAAAAATTGATGTCAATAAAACTATTAACACTTTAACATCTATTAAACCAGAGATAATTATTTTGTTTCCACTAATTATAATTATAGGTTTTCTTTTAAATTCATTTAATATTTATATATTATTTAAAGGAATTAACCTCAGAATTAATTATATTTATGTGTTCAAGAGTTATATTTCGGCGTGGCTTTTCGGGAAAGTATCAACTGGCAAAAGCGGAGAACTTTCAATATTATACTTTTTATCAAAAAAAGAAAAATATATTCCCTTTAATAAATCAGCAGCAGTAATCTTTATTGATAAAATTATCAGTTTTTTAGTGCTTTTATTTATATCTTTTTTTGCAAGTTTAATCTTATTTCGTGAAAGGCTCTATCTAATTTTAATAATATATTCGGCAATATTTATAATTGTTATTGCTGTTTTATTTTCATATAAGGCAATCTCCAGAATTATAAATTTTTTTTTTAAAAGACAAAACTATTTAGCGGGATTTACTAAAAATATCAAATATCTATTAAAAAATAGTAAAAAAAATATTTTAGTTAATATAATATTCACGTTCATTAAACATATTAATGTTTCTTTTGCAATTTTCATTATTTTTTGGGCATATGGGTTTCAAATTCCATTCATAATGGTTTTTTTAATATCCGGCATTGAAGGGATTATAAGCCAGGTACCAATTGCCTTCATGGGGCTGGGTGTGACAGAAGGGGCAGCCGTTATTTTATATAGTTTAATTAATACTCCTTTACAAATTACAATATCTGTATATATCTTCCTAAGAATTTATAGTTATTTTTTTGCTTTTGTATTATATTGTTTAAAACAAATTATATCTTAA
- a CDS encoding cobalamin-dependent protein (Presence of a B(12) (cobalamin)-binding domain implies dependence on cobalamin itself, in one of its several forms, or in some unusual lineages, dependence on a cobalamin-like analog.) translates to MKILLINPPLFNKNLRWDEQSATYPPLGLMYIAAVLEQKNHNVVIFDGQAQNIFEEELENYIKNENPLVVGITTITLMHKQILKCIDIIKEANKNIKIILGGPHASLLKTKLMEMNSNIDFIVKGESENTIIELIFEMENEGKYAEISGIIFRKEGKIIENKDRPLLDELDNLPFPARHLLDITNSVYKSSFRYMRLPMTTMITTRGCPYACLFCEHVFGRKYRGHSAEYIINEIEHLQKEYGIKEIQFVDDTFLLDPQKIKTFCNLILEKDIDLTWSCHGRIDVIYQNMELINLIKKAGCWYISFGIESGNKDILTFLRKGINFKQVNEVINQVNKSGIFTKGYFMIGNPTETKETINDTINFAKSLKLDGVQFSLVMPLSNTEFYNICAQYGTFDPNAYENMSSHSNEPVYLPHGLTKEYLKTIQKQAYKEFYIRPNYILRQFFKIRDFNMFKRYLIKGLSYLGN, encoded by the coding sequence ATGAAAATATTATTGATTAACCCCCCTTTATTTAATAAAAATTTAAGATGGGACGAACAAAGTGCGACCTATCCCCCGCTCGGTTTAATGTATATTGCGGCAGTTTTAGAACAAAAAAATCACAACGTAGTTATTTTTGATGGTCAAGCGCAAAATATTTTTGAAGAAGAACTTGAAAATTATATAAAAAATGAAAATCCCCTAGTGGTGGGAATAACTACAATTACTTTAATGCATAAACAGATTTTAAAATGTATTGATATCATTAAGGAAGCAAATAAAAATATTAAAATTATTCTAGGCGGACCGCATGCATCCTTACTTAAAACAAAACTAATGGAGATGAACTCTAATATTGATTTTATTGTAAAAGGAGAGAGTGAAAATACTATAATAGAATTAATTTTTGAGATGGAAAATGAAGGGAAATATGCCGAAATATCCGGAATTATTTTTAGAAAAGAAGGGAAGATTATAGAAAATAAAGATAGGCCGTTATTAGATGAATTAGATAACCTCCCTTTCCCGGCAAGACATCTTTTAGACATAACCAATTCGGTATATAAATCTAGTTTTCGATATATGAGATTGCCAATGACAACAATGATAACAACAAGGGGATGCCCATACGCTTGTCTTTTTTGCGAACATGTGTTCGGAAGGAAATATAGGGGACATTCTGCCGAATATATTATTAATGAAATAGAACATTTACAGAAAGAATATGGTATAAAAGAAATTCAATTCGTCGATGATACTTTTTTATTAGACCCACAAAAAATCAAAACTTTTTGTAATCTGATTCTAGAAAAAGACATTGATTTAACTTGGTCTTGCCATGGAAGAATAGATGTGATTTATCAAAATATGGAGTTAATCAATTTAATAAAAAAAGCAGGTTGTTGGTACATTAGTTTTGGAATAGAAAGCGGAAATAAAGACATTTTAACTTTTTTAAGAAAAGGAATTAATTTCAAACAAGTAAATGAAGTTATTAATCAGGTAAATAAATCGGGAATATTTACTAAAGGTTACTTTATGATTGGAAATCCTACTGAAACAAAAGAAACAATTAATGATACAATTAATTTTGCAAAGTCTTTAAAACTTGATGGCGTGCAATTTAGTTTAGTTATGCCGTTATCAAATACTGAATTTTATAATATCTGCGCCCAATATGGGACTTTTGATCCAAATGCCTATGAAAATATGTCAAGCCATAGCAATGAACCGGTTTATTTGCCGCATGGTTTAACGAAAGAATATTTAAAAACAATTCAAAAACAAGCATACAAAGAATTTTATATCAGGCCAAATTATATTTTAAGGCAATTTTTTAAGATTCGTGATTTTAATATGTTTAAAAGATATTTAATTAAAGGATTATCTTATCTCGGAAATTAA
- a CDS encoding glycosyltransferase family 4 protein: protein MKICIVTHEYPPYISSGPGRTATHVVEYLVSRGHDVTVITLLMMGGSKYEKKGNLEIYRLNIFKSKFIEKFLPMDIRLLLSWKLRSFFKKTDLSNFDILHVMDKFDSFFLNSRIKIPKIVSVNDTYALESSWNIFKFPYISTDILLRYTHYQLVKILDKYFLKKANLIIANSYHTAKIISKTCNISKSKIKVIHKGIKIKDFNLKIPDSKYLNHAVLYVGKNMERKGVWYLVNAMPYVVNKFPDAKFIFIGKSNLFFKAKVKKFILSKCLRKNVQFYDYIHPDKISEIYRKANVFCIPSVMEALGQVQLEAMAAQTPVIGSDVGGIPETITPKTGILVKPKSSKEIAEAIVYLFSNPKIARRMGKTGLRHVQNNFNANLMAKSYLQIYESFKLP, encoded by the coding sequence TTAGTTCTGGTCCAGGTAGAACTGCAACACACGTAGTAGAGTATCTGGTTTCTAGGGGACATGATGTAACAGTTATTACTTTGCTGATGATGGGTGGTTCAAAATATGAAAAAAAAGGCAATCTTGAGATTTACCGTTTAAACATTTTTAAATCTAAATTTATTGAGAAATTTTTACCAATGGATATTAGGCTTTTACTATCCTGGAAATTAAGATCTTTTTTTAAAAAGACCGATTTATCTAATTTTGATATTTTGCATGTGATGGATAAATTTGATAGTTTTTTTTTAAACTCCAGAATTAAAATTCCCAAAATTGTTTCAGTGAATGATACATATGCGTTAGAATCGTCATGGAATATTTTTAAATTTCCCTATATTTCTACTGATATTTTATTAAGATACACTCATTATCAATTAGTTAAAATTTTAGACAAATATTTTTTAAAAAAAGCAAATTTAATTATTGCAAATAGTTATCATACTGCAAAAATCATATCTAAAACCTGCAACATTTCTAAATCCAAGATTAAAGTAATACATAAAGGAATAAAAATCAAAGATTTTAATTTAAAGATCCCTGATTCTAAATATTTGAATCATGCAGTACTCTATGTAGGTAAAAATATGGAACGAAAAGGCGTATGGTATTTGGTAAACGCTATGCCTTATGTGGTAAACAAATTTCCGGATGCTAAATTTATATTTATTGGTAAATCTAACCTTTTTTTTAAAGCAAAAGTTAAAAAATTTATATTAAGCAAATGTTTAAGAAAAAATGTTCAATTTTATGATTACATACATCCAGACAAAATTAGTGAAATATATAGAAAAGCTAATGTGTTTTGTATTCCTTCTGTAATGGAAGCTTTAGGCCAGGTGCAATTAGAAGCAATGGCTGCGCAAACCCCTGTAATCGGAAGTGATGTCGGAGGAATTCCTGAAACAATTACTCCTAAAACTGGAATATTAGTTAAACCAAAAAGTTCAAAAGAGATTGCTGAAGCAATTGTTTATTTATTTTCTAATCCAAAGATTGCAAGAAGAATGGGTAAAACTGGATTAAGGCACGTTCAGAATAATTTTAATGCCAATTTAATGGCTAAATCTTACCTCCAAATTTATGAATCATTTAAATTGCCTTAA
- a CDS encoding glycosyltransferase family 39 protein: MEACREHKMIDKIKKWIKNPYNAILIALLIITIFFRLRYLFQESIWVDETAYYLLAKYIKETFSFGPFSPFTELRLTSDIVIVFWSFFFNLFTAGRMMALTFAVLGIIFSYLIGKEIKNEILGLLAATLVAFNPYLWFHSSRTLIDSPLTTMFIICAYFLIKLENKFSLKNLVYLIIALVFTIQTKYVGVLFIFIILIYYLLKFLLVIQNKKQTLTNLFKSKISLLYLIFLLPLYAVKKIIFEGIGSLQYDPFFIEQIPIMLSEPIMWLAVFGLIISLFYKKKSYLIIASWTLLIYAAFSLHPANHDPRYILPGIPGIILLALIGLFEIGDLIQRYTNFDKKIFQMILTILLIFITIPIHYETANSMNLRSFYAFTGYDEAGKWIQDNVEDGSTVFVMSTSWANFFSNNLYNRISIDNSAKLKVPEDLISELNNYKDRPFYLIIDNWEAGAQPKWLTPTEENINNIISMGFELKNVITKKYPLDNQQFTEIYNKIGLFTINIDDRNLQEIPAIFIFKKLRG, translated from the coding sequence ATGAAACGGCTTATTATTTATTAGCTAAATATATAAAAGAAACTTTTTCATTTGGGCCATTTAGTCCATTTACAGAATTAAGATTGACTTCTGATATTGTAATTGTGTTTTGGAGTTTCTTTTTTAATTTGTTTACTGCGGGCAGAATGATGGCTTTGACATTTGCAGTATTAGGAATTATTTTTTCTTATCTGATAGGGAAAGAAATTAAAAATGAAATTTTAGGTTTACTTGCGGCAACTTTAGTTGCGTTTAATCCTTATTTATGGTTTCATTCAAGTAGAACATTAATTGATTCGCCATTAACCACGATGTTTATTATATGCGCTTATTTTTTAATAAAATTAGAAAATAAATTTTCACTTAAAAATTTAGTTTATTTAATAATTGCATTAGTTTTTACAATTCAAACCAAGTATGTAGGAGTATTATTTATATTTATAATTTTAATTTATTATTTATTAAAATTTCTTCTTGTTATACAAAATAAAAAACAAACGCTAACAAATTTATTTAAATCTAAAATAAGTTTGCTGTATTTAATTTTTTTACTGCCATTATATGCTGTAAAAAAGATTATTTTTGAGGGAATTGGTTCATTGCAATATGATCCATTTTTTATAGAACAAATTCCAATTATGCTGTCTGAACCTATAATGTGGTTAGCCGTATTTGGTTTAATCATATCATTATTTTACAAAAAAAAATCTTATTTAATTATTGCTTCATGGACGCTATTAATTTATGCGGCATTTTCATTACATCCCGCAAACCATGATCCCAGATATATTCTTCCGGGAATTCCAGGGATTATATTATTGGCTTTAATAGGATTATTTGAAATTGGAGACCTGATTCAAAGATATACTAATTTTGATAAAAAAATCTTCCAAATGATTTTAACAATTTTATTAATATTTATAACAATCCCAATACATTATGAAACTGCAAATTCCATGAATTTGAGATCGTTTTATGCATTTACGGGGTATGATGAAGCGGGAAAATGGATTCAAGATAATGTTGAAGATGGTTCAACAGTGTTTGTAATGTCAACATCCTGGGCAAATTTTTTTTCAAACAATCTTTATAACCGGATTAGTATTGATAACTCTGCTAAATTAAAGGTCCCGGAGGATCTGATTTCTGAATTAAATAATTATAAAGATAGGCCTTTTTATTTAATCATTGACAATTGGGAAGCAGGAGCACAACCAAAATGGTTAACACCTACAGAAGAAAATATTAACAATATTATAAGTATGGGATTTGAATTAAAAAATGTGATAACAAAAAAATACCCTCTCGATAATCAACAATTTACAGAGATATATAACAAAATTGGGCTATTTACAATAAACATTGATGATAGAAATTTACAAGAAATACCCGCAATTTTCATTTTTAAAAAACTTAGGGGATAA
- a CDS encoding glycosyltransferase family 2 protein: MKVIISIPAYNEEKTIDKVVLEINEVMCSTNYKYEIIVIDDGSKDKTVEIAKNAGAKVYSNKINLGLAETFKHEIQRCKEHKADIIVHTDADGQYPAIFIPQLIKKIEEGYDLVLGSRFGRGKYSGSMTKSMGNIAFAKLFSRLLNAKLTDTTTGFRAFTNRVAELPLINTFTYTQEQLIRAGKAKMRIGEISIKTRKTRPSRLFSGPLNYALKAWINIFRIYRDFEPLKFFGIIGLTLFTPGFLIGLYFILLHFTVGISGHTGLLFLMLILLSTGLQIMLFGFLADMSRK, from the coding sequence ATGAAAGTTATTATTTCAATTCCGGCCTATAATGAAGAAAAAACTATTGATAAAGTAGTCCTAGAAATAAATGAAGTAATGTGTAGTACGAATTATAAATATGAAATAATAGTTATTGATGATGGATCCAAAGATAAAACTGTTGAAATTGCAAAAAATGCGGGAGCAAAAGTTTATTCAAACAAAATTAATCTTGGGCTTGCAGAAACTTTTAAGCATGAGATTCAACGGTGTAAAGAACATAAAGCAGATATAATTGTGCATACTGATGCAGATGGTCAGTATCCGGCAATATTCATTCCGCAACTCATCAAAAAGATAGAAGAAGGTTATGATTTAGTTTTGGGAAGCCGGTTCGGCAGGGGGAAGTATAGCGGTTCTATGACTAAAAGTATGGGCAATATTGCATTTGCTAAATTATTTTCCCGATTATTAAACGCTAAATTGACAGATACAACAACTGGATTTAGGGCATTTACAAATAGGGTTGCAGAACTGCCTTTGATTAATACTTTTACATATACCCAAGAACAGCTTATTCGGGCAGGCAAGGCAAAGATGAGGATTGGAGAAATCTCAATTAAAACAAGAAAAACTCGGCCTAGTCGATTATTTAGTGGACCTTTAAACTATGCGCTAAAAGCATGGATAAACATATTTCGAATATATAGAGATTTTGAACCGTTAAAATTTTTTGGTATTATAGGGTTAACTTTATTTACTCCGGGTTTTTTGATTGGGCTCTATTTTATTTTATTGCACTTTACAGTGGGTATAAGCGGCCATACGGGTTTATTATTTCTAATGTTAATACTTTTGTCAACCGGATTACAGATTATGTTATTTGGATTTTTGGCAGATATGTCTAGAAAATGA